The sequence AACAGAACTTTACCTTGGTCAATCGTTTTTTAACTCTTTTGAATTTTATATACAATATTAGCACGAATGTGTAAAATTATGGATGGATATAGTGGGGGTTACAATCCAAATTTGAGAGTGTAAAAGACGGTGAATCGTCTTAATTTTATAGAAGTGTGATGTATATATCATATGCAAACACCTTGGGGAGGGGAAGTTTTGGTACAACTTTTTAAGTTATTAGGGTATTACATCGTCGGACTAGTAGGTAAAAAGTCGCTCCAGTGCCACATAATAAACTTCATCCATATGTACGAGTTCATACCGTTGAATCCCTTACCAAATCTTGATAGGATAGTATTAGTAGGTAACTCTAAATAAAGGAGCTATGCAATATGGATTTTAATATATTTATGGAAGATGTTGTGACGCAAGCTCGTACGGAGATTGAACAAGCAGGTTATGAGCAATTGACTACTCCAGAAGAAGTAGATGAAGCGTTACAACGTAAAGGTACTACATTAGTAATGATAAACTCAGTATGTGGATGTGCTGGTGGAGTAGCTAGACCTTCTGCTGCACATGCTATTCATTATGATAAACGCCCTGATCACCTCGTTACAGTGTTTGCAGGTCAAGATCGTGAAGCAACGAATCGTGCACGTGAATACTTTGTAGGATTCCCACCATCTTCCCCTTCTTTTGCTTTTCTTAAAGACGGAGAGATTGTAACAATGGTAGAACGTCATGATATTGAAGGATTTGATCCTATTCAAGTAGTAGGTAAATTGCAAGGCATTTTTGATCAACATTGTGATGAAGTATAAATAGGGATGGGTCACCATCCATAAATTGAAAAAGATGGTCTATTGGCCATCTTTTTCGTCATTCTATAGGGGAAAATATTAGTTGTTAGATTATTATAAGGAGATTGAGATGTGAAAATAGGATACCGTACATTAAAAACGGCAGTTGGAACTCCTGTTGCTATTTGGTTTGCTCAAATGCTGGCTTTAACCAATTTTGCTTCTGCAGGAATTTTAACGATACTATGCATTCAAAACACAAGAAAACGTTCTATTGTAAGTGCATCTTCTCGATTCGCAGCATGTATACTTGCAATGGTTTTTTCGTTTATTATCTTTGAAACAATTGGCTATCATCCATTGGCAATAGGTATTATGCTTATTTTATTTATTCCTACCACCGTAAAATTAAAAATAACAGAGGGTATTGTCACAAGTTCGGTTATAATTTTGCATTTATATGGATCTAATGATATTAACGGAGAAACATTGCTAAATGAGTTGCTTTTAATTGTTGTTGGGATTGGCGTAGCCTTAATACTAAACTTGTACATGCCTAGTTTAGAAGGAAAACTTCGAGAAAAACAAACAGCGGTTGAAGAGAATTTTCAACGTATATTACAAGAAATTGCTGTATTCTTACGCTCAGGTGATCAGAAGTGGACAGGAAAAGAACTAACAACTACAGCGAACTTACTGGATGAAGCGAAGGCACTTGCATATCGAGATGTGGAAAATCATTTGTTACGTGGGCATCATCAGTATTATCATTACTTTCAAATGAGACAAAAGCAGTTTGAACTTCTAGAAAGAATGCTACCGTTAATCAGTAGAATTAATCAAACCTCGGATCATGCTACCATCATAGCTGATTTTTTTGAAGAATTATCTCAGAATGTTCATCCGGGAAATACTGCTGTTTTATTTTTGCAGCAGATTAAAGAATTACGTCATGAATTTAAACAAGCTGACTTGCCACAAACAAGAGAAGAATTTGAAACAAGAGCGAGTTTATTTACATTATTAAATGAGATAGAACAATATCTAGTTATTAAACGCATGTTCAAAAAGAGTGATATATAATGTTCTTGCTTATTTAGGGCAAGCTATTCTTACGAAGTCATTTAAGGAGGTATCGTAATGAAGAGCTTGCTCATTGTTGTGTTATTGGCCATGTCCCCTATATGGCCAATTGGTGAAAACCCTTCACGTGGCTATCCATTCTTAATAGTGAACAAAAGTACCAATCAATTAGCTTATATAGATGATGGTAAAGTAGAGAATGTGTACCCTGTGGCTACGGGGAAGACGAATGACCTTACGCCTGAAGGGCTACACACAATTACAGTGAAGGCGAAAGATCCATATTATCGAAAATTGGATATACCAGGCGGGGATCCAAGAAATCCTTTAGGATCAAGGTGGATTGGCTTTGATGCAAAGGGGACTGATGGTCGTATATATGGGGTGCATGGAACCAACCAGCCAAGTTCAATAGGTAAATATATATCAAATGGGTGTATCCGGATGAACAACAAAGATGTAGAATACATTTACGACAGGATCCCTATTGGTACAAAGATAGCAGTAGTGAAAACTGACAAATCATTTCAACAGCTAGCCAAAGAGTACAAGGCAATAGACTAACATAGAGGAGTGATCCTTTATGTTTTTTTGTGTTTCTTATTAGTGTGGATTTTAATTATATCGAGTATTATATTGAAGGATTTCCTTATCAGTAAATAATATATATACTAAAGCCCCCTGCATAATCAGTCTGGTTACGCATGGGTCTTTTGCTTATATACATGCTAAAACTTATATTTAATGCTTTCTTGTTTGATGCAACTTGAAGTGGAAGATGCGTTGAGTAATTGAGATCATCCTTCGTATGAAATTTTTACTTAATTTTCTACAATTGGGCAGGATAAAAGGTAGATTGAATAAAAGGAGGAACACACAAATGCTTGAAGGAAAGTCAGCTCTTATTACTGGTTCTGGTCAAGGGATTGGTTTGGAAATTGCTACTGAATTCGCCAAAGCTGGCGCGAAAGTAATGTTAAATGACATTAACGAAGATACGTTGAATGAATCTGTTAAAGAATTGACCTCACAAGGATTCAATGCTGATGGAGTTGTGGCAAATGTTGCTAAAGAAGATGATGTAAAAAATGCAATTGAGAAGACGATTGAGTCATTTGGTCGAATTGATATACTAGTTAATAACGCAGGTATTCAGCATGTTGCCCCTATTGAGGAATTTCCATCAGAGAAATTCGAATTGATTCTCGATATAATGCTCAAGGGTCCGTTCTATGGTATTAAATATGCGTTTCCACACATGAAAGAACAAGGCTATGGTCGGATATTAAATATGGCCTCCGTTAATGGGTTGATTGGGTTTGCTGGTAAAGCAGGTTATAATAGTGCGAAGCACGGTGTCATAGGTTTAACAAAAGTGGCAGCTTTAGAAGCCGCAGATTATGGTGTTACTGTAAATGCTATTTGTCCAGGTTATGTAGATACTCCACTAGTACAAAACCAACTAGAGGACTTAGCCAATACGCGTAATATCGATAAAGAAAAAGCGTTAGAAGAGGTTATTTATCCTCTAGTACCACAAAAAAGATTGCTGCAAGTTCAAGAAATAGCAGATTACTCCATTTTCTTAGTAAGTGAAAAAGCTAAGAGTATTACAGGGCAAGCTGCTGTAATTGATGGAGGGTACACGGTTCAATAATAGAAACTTAGAAAAAGGTTACCAATTGTGGTAGCCTTTTTTATTTGTTTTTACCAGGGTACATTAAAAAATAGTATGAAGAAAATGATCATCAAGATGGATAACCCATAGGTTAAGAAGGGACGTGTTCTATGTAAACTTATAAAGATATACATAATAATATAAAAAGGAAGATCCATCCACAGTTCATAGTTATTATAGAAGCTTAAGCGTTCAAACTTATAAAAAATCCAAGAAAATAGAAAAGAACCAAGCGTCCAAGCAAGAGTGTACAAGCTTCTATGAAGCCTTTTTCTTGGCATATGACTGATGTATAGAAATGTAATAGACGGTAGTACGATAAAGGAATGGATTAACGTGAGTTCTTTTGATGTAAGCCAGATGGATTCATAGCTCCATAATTGATAATCATCGACAATAATTAGGTAAAGAAGGCTCATGGAGGATACATACCAGAGCGTGTCTAAATGATGAGTGAGTTCCTTCCAATTTCCCCATTTCACAGTAGTTAATAATAAGAAAAAAGAAAATAATACATGCATGTTAGTGAATCTCCTAAATGTTTTCCATATTATCACCTAAAAAATGTATAGTTATATCCTCGTCACTAAAATTGGTAAAATTTTACTAGATAAAGCTTGATGGTTGTTTTGGTATAGCATTAAAAAAGCATTGAATTCTTTTGGAATTCAATGCTTTTTAACCATGATTAATTTATTCCCATCATTGCAAGTAAAATAATGGCGATAGTGGCGATCATAGGGATAAATAATCCTACTACAAATACGTCTTTATAAGAATCTTTATGTGTAAGACCTGTTACTGTAAATAACGTTAGTAAGGCACCGTTATGAGGTAGGATAGAAGCTCCGGAAGCTACGGATGTAATTCTATGGAAAGCTTCTAAACTTAGGCCTTGATCAACAGCAATATTATAATATTGTTCCCCTAGTGCTTCTAGTGCTATTCCCATACCACCAGAGGCTGAACCTGTAATCATAGCTAGAAGTTGGACTGCAAATGCTTCTGAAAAATAAGGGCTTAGAGGGATGTCGAATATTAATTCCTTCACCGTTTCAAATCCTGGTGAAGCTGTAACAAGAGCACCAAAACCTACGGCAGCACTTGTATTAACAGTTGCCATTACGGATCCAGAGGCCCCGCCATTAATAGCGCTAATAAATTCTTTATAATCTTTAAAGTTAAATACCATTACTAAAATAATCCCTATTAATAATGCAACAAGAATACTCAAATCTTCAAATACATTTAGGGTTACAACAACTGCAATTAATGGAATGACAGATAGAATCCAGTTTGGTAGCTCATCTTCGTTAATCTCATTTACTTTATTATCCCCTTGTGGTTCAGTGAACGTATCTTCTTTTTCATCGAGCTGTTTTTGACGAAATTTTAAATAAAAATAACCACCTACTGCCATGATTAGTCCAGCGACAACTCCTAGGATAGGAGCGGCCATTGTATTCGTATCAAACGTGTTGATAGGAATAATGTTTTGGATTTGTGGCGTTCCTGGTAAGGCAGTCATGGTAAATGTGAATGCTCCGAGTACGAACGTAGAAGGGATTAACTTCCTGGAAACATTTGCTTGTCTAAACATAGCCACAGCTAATGGATAAACTGCAAACACAACTACAAATAAACTAACGCCACCATACGTTAAAATAGCTGCAGATAAGAGCATTCCTAAAATAGCTCTTTCTTTGCCAATCAAGCTGGTTATTTTGTAGGCAACGGATTGTGCAGCGCCTGTATCCTCCATTAACTTACCAAATATCGCACCAAATAAGAAAATAGGAAAGTAATCTTTCGCAAAGCCGACGAAGCCCTCCATATAAGTGCCGGTGTATGATTCTAATATGTTCATGCCACTGAGCAGGGCAACGATTCCAGACACAAGTGGTGCAATCCAAATGATTGACCAACCTAAATATGCCAATAACATTAACAGGACAAGTCCAATGATTATGCTGAGCATGTGGTTTTCCTCCATCATTATTCAATAGTCTTTTTTACTATGTCCAAGATTAATGTTTTTAGTTAAACTGATTTTTATCTCAGAGGTGAACTGTAAAATTAAAATACATCTTAAGTCGTATGAAGATTTATAGCTACAGACTGTACTAAACCAAGCAAATCCTGCTTATGGTGTATATAGAAATAAACAAGGAGGAAAATCGATGAAACCTTTCTGTCTTCTATGTGCATAGATTGTATTAGATATGGTACTTACGGACTGTAATATTAGTATTGGAAAATCAGGTGAAGTTGAGAAAAGTGAAATTATAGTTGATCAGGATGAAGTAGAACAACTGGATGTTACGTTACATTTAGGTGCTGGAATGTTAATGGTTGAGAGTGGTACCAATAAATGGGTGGAAGGAAATATATTGTATAGCTCGAATAAAAATAAACCTCAAATAAGTTATCAATTAGATAATGGTACAGGGCAAGTAGGAATTAAGGATCCAAAGAATGTCGATTTGAACATAGGTGATCAAGTAAATGAATGAGATGTCAGCTTAACAAAAGAAGTACCTATACAGCTTAATGTGAATACAGGTTCTTCAGATACCTTTTTAAATCTAAGTGGATTAAACCTTTCTGATTTATCCATTCATACTGATGTAGGGGAAATGGACGTAGATTTAAGTGGGAATTGGAAAGAGAGCTTTGATGTCGAATTAAATACTGGAGTAGGGGATACACATGTGGTCTTGCCGAAAGGCGTTGGGGTAATTATAGATTCCTCTAAAGGAATTGGTGAATCGAACTTTGTGGACTAAATATCAAGAGGGGATGGTGTTTATGTTATGAAGCGAATCATACATGAAATGTCATCATCTCTATACAAACAGACATGGGTGTAGGAGCTACTACTTTTGAAATTGAATAATATAGTTGAAGAGCGTACATTCTTTAAGAGTTTATGCTTTTTTACATAGTTTCAAGTATGTTTGTTAAGATGAAGAAGAAAGGGAAAAGTTGTCTGTTTTCTCTACAAAAGTTAGGAGGTCATGTTGACGTTGCTTATTAAGTCACAACCATACAAGAAAATGACTAGAATGATAAAAGACAATCAACAACAATATTTTGAAACAGAGGAATGGATTGAATTATATGATACTGTGATCTCCACTAATACGAACCAATTTAAACTAGAACATGTACACGATATGTCTTATAAACCGTTATCAGATCGATATGGTTTTTTGTACCTTCATACGAATCAAGGGGTATTTTCTTATAATGTGGCCGTATCACCAAGCGATTTTATAGAAGCATTTAAACAACTAAAGGAACAGAAGTAAAAATATGTAAAAAGACAGCATCATCTCTAATGAATGGATGATCCTGTCTTTTTTTTGCAGGTATTCCTACATATACTCGCGAAGGTGTAGTGTATGGAAATGAATTCAAGCGGAGGTACCTAGATGAGTTATATTGATGAAATGAGAAAATATATTGGACATGAAACCTTGGTTACGATTGGTTGTGGAGTACTTATAGAAGACCAAGGAAGAGTATTATTGCAACGACGAACAGATGATGGCTTTTGGGGAATACCAGGTGGGATGATGGAAGTTGGAGAAACGTTTGAAAAAACCGCTAGGCGAGAGACATTGGAAGAGACGGGAATAGAGGTCTATAACCTAGATTTATTTGGACTTTATTCAGGAGAAAATTGCTTAGTTGAGTATTCAAATAAAGATAAGGTATTTAGTGTCCAAGTCATTTTTATAACAACTAGTTATGAAGGAGAGCATTATGATAGTGGAAATGAAAGCATTGAACAAAGGTATTTTAGTAAAGAAGAACTCCCAACCGATTTAAACCCTACCCAAGCTCCATTTATTATGGATTGGAAAAAAGGGAGTAAGCAGCCCGTTATTAAGTAAGTTTTTATTTATAAGGATGGAGAAAAGGAGAGGGACGATGCGTCACTGGAAAATAGGGGTACTTATTTTAGTAATTTCTACTACTCTTATAGGATGCAAGAATCCAACTGAACAAGCCAATGCATCATTAGAAAAAAAGTAGAACAACAAGAGGCTAAAGTGGAAAGTGTTAAACAAGAGTTAGAACAGCTTCAAAAAGAACTCTCATCAAAAAAACAAGATCTAATCTATAAGGAAGAAGAACAAAAACACACCAAAGAACTTTTACATAAAGCTTTATCTTACCTAACTGAAAGTCAACTACATAAACTAGCTAAGACACAATATGAGTACACATTAGAAATAAATGAAAAACCTGTTCCTAAAGACGGGAGCATAGAAATAGGTGAAGACAAGATAAAAATTTCCCTTATAGAGAGAACTCATAATTATCAAGTGTTGCCAACTGAAATAAGCCGTAAAGGAGAATTGAACGAGGATTATTATACACATATACAAGACATAGCTCCTGCTCCAGAGAACACTTCTTTTACGGATGGCACCATTGTAACCGGTATCCATTATCAATTTGATAAAAGAAATCTTAAATCGTCTATAACTTTTTCAATAACTAAAGAATTAAAAGAGCGGTTAGGATTACATACAACTTCTATACAAGTGAAGTTAAAGTAAGTTGTATGTAAATACAATTTTTATAGGAGGGGTTTCATGAGTATGGAAACGGAGGTAGCTAAACATATTTATCGCATGAGAAAAAGCTTTATTAATGGAGGTGTGGCCGAAAGAGTCAGATGGGCAATGGTGAATGTTAAGTTGGTATGAAGAGAAAACCTCTTGATTGATAGGATATTTAATATGGCCTCGAGGTGGTACGCATGAGTAAAATCGTTAAAATCATTCTATTTGTGATCGGAATCATCATTTTTATTAATATTTTATTAATGATTGTTGGTGTAGT is a genomic window of Pontibacillus yanchengensis containing:
- a CDS encoding BrxA/BrxB family bacilliredoxin, whose product is MDFNIFMEDVVTQARTEIEQAGYEQLTTPEEVDEALQRKGTTLVMINSVCGCAGGVARPSAAHAIHYDKRPDHLVTVFAGQDREATNRAREYFVGFPPSSPSFAFLKDGEIVTMVERHDIEGFDPIQVVGKLQGIFDQHCDEV
- a CDS encoding aromatic acid exporter family protein; translated protein: MKIGYRTLKTAVGTPVAIWFAQMLALTNFASAGILTILCIQNTRKRSIVSASSRFAACILAMVFSFIIFETIGYHPLAIGIMLILFIPTTVKLKITEGIVTSSVIILHLYGSNDINGETLLNELLLIVVGIGVALILNLYMPSLEGKLREKQTAVEENFQRILQEIAVFLRSGDQKWTGKELTTTANLLDEAKALAYRDVENHLLRGHHQYYHYFQMRQKQFELLERMLPLISRINQTSDHATIIADFFEELSQNVHPGNTAVLFLQQIKELRHEFKQADLPQTREEFETRASLFTLLNEIEQYLVIKRMFKKSDI
- a CDS encoding L,D-transpeptidase yields the protein MKSLLIVVLLAMSPIWPIGENPSRGYPFLIVNKSTNQLAYIDDGKVENVYPVATGKTNDLTPEGLHTITVKAKDPYYRKLDIPGGDPRNPLGSRWIGFDAKGTDGRIYGVHGTNQPSSIGKYISNGCIRMNNKDVEYIYDRIPIGTKIAVVKTDKSFQQLAKEYKAID
- a CDS encoding 3-hydroxybutyrate dehydrogenase, producing MLEGKSALITGSGQGIGLEIATEFAKAGAKVMLNDINEDTLNESVKELTSQGFNADGVVANVAKEDDVKNAIEKTIESFGRIDILVNNAGIQHVAPIEEFPSEKFELILDIMLKGPFYGIKYAFPHMKEQGYGRILNMASVNGLIGFAGKAGYNSAKHGVIGLTKVAALEAADYGVTVNAICPGYVDTPLVQNQLEDLANTRNIDKEKALEEVIYPLVPQKRLLQVQEIADYSIFLVSEKAKSITGQAAVIDGGYTVQ
- a CDS encoding GntP family permease, yielding MLSIIIGLVLLMLLAYLGWSIIWIAPLVSGIVALLSGMNILESYTGTYMEGFVGFAKDYFPIFLFGAIFGKLMEDTGAAQSVAYKITSLIGKERAILGMLLSAAILTYGGVSLFVVVFAVYPLAVAMFRQANVSRKLIPSTFVLGAFTFTMTALPGTPQIQNIIPINTFDTNTMAAPILGVVAGLIMAVGGYFYLKFRQKQLDEKEDTFTEPQGDNKVNEINEDELPNWILSVIPLIAVVVTLNVFEDLSILVALLIGIILVMVFNFKDYKEFISAINGGASGSVMATVNTSAAVGFGALVTASPGFETVKELIFDIPLSPYFSEAFAVQLLAMITGSASGGMGIALEALGEQYYNIAVDQGLSLEAFHRITSVASGASILPHNGALLTLFTVTGLTHKDSYKDVFVVGLFIPMIATIAIILLAMMGIN
- a CDS encoding toast rack family protein; the encoded protein is MVLTDCNISIGKSGEVEKSEIIVDQDEVEQLDVTLHLGAGMLMVESGTNKWVEGNILYSSNKNKPQISYQLDNGTGQVGIKDPKNVDLNIGDQVNE
- a CDS encoding NUDIX hydrolase, which encodes MSYIDEMRKYIGHETLVTIGCGVLIEDQGRVLLQRRTDDGFWGIPGGMMEVGETFEKTARRETLEETGIEVYNLDLFGLYSGENCLVEYSNKDKVFSVQVIFITTSYEGEHYDSGNESIEQRYFSKEELPTDLNPTQAPFIMDWKKGSKQPVIK